A genome region from Vibrio tapetis subsp. tapetis includes the following:
- a CDS encoding N-6 DNA methylase, which yields MSISSAIKSIQDIMRKDAGVDGDAQRLGQMSWLLFLKVFDAQEEELELELDDYKSPIPEQYLWRNWAQDAEGITGEALLEFVNDDLFYKLKNLTAPVDLNPRGFVVKEAFSDAFNYMKNGTLLRQVINKLNEIDFTDSSERHLFGDIYEQILKDLQSAGNAGEFYTPRAVTRFIVNRLDPKLGEAIMDPATGTGGFLACSFDHVKDNYVKTAADHQTLQKQIHGVEKKQLPHLLCITNMMLHGIEVPVQIKHGNTLNKPLSSWDSNINVIATNPPFGGTEEDGIEKNFPAEMQTRETADLFLQLIIEVLDEGSETQSGGRAGVVLPDGTLFGEGVKTKIKKMLTEECNLHTIVRLPNGVFNPYTGIKTNILFFTKGKPTKDVWFYEHPYPEGVKNYSKTKPMKFEEFQQEIDWWGNEEDGFASRVENNHAWKVPIADIIERNFNLDIKNPYQGEVISHDPNELLENYQQQQQEISQLRNQLKDILGDALKSSVDSTSVTATGESK from the coding sequence ATGTCTATCAGTTCAGCAATCAAATCCATTCAAGACATCATGCGTAAAGATGCGGGTGTCGACGGTGATGCACAGCGCCTTGGTCAAATGTCTTGGTTACTTTTTCTTAAAGTATTTGACGCTCAAGAAGAAGAGTTAGAGCTAGAACTGGACGATTACAAATCACCTATCCCAGAACAATACCTATGGCGTAATTGGGCTCAAGATGCCGAAGGCATTACGGGTGAAGCGCTGCTTGAATTCGTAAACGACGACTTGTTCTACAAGCTGAAAAACCTAACCGCACCTGTTGATCTAAACCCACGCGGCTTTGTTGTTAAAGAAGCATTTAGCGATGCGTTTAACTACATGAAAAACGGCACGCTGCTGCGCCAAGTGATCAACAAGCTGAATGAAATAGACTTTACTGACTCTTCAGAGCGCCACCTGTTTGGTGATATCTACGAGCAAATCTTAAAAGATCTACAAAGCGCAGGTAACGCCGGCGAATTCTATACGCCTCGTGCTGTGACTCGCTTTATTGTTAACCGACTAGACCCAAAACTGGGCGAAGCGATTATGGACCCAGCAACGGGTACGGGTGGCTTCCTTGCGTGTTCGTTTGACCACGTGAAAGACAACTACGTGAAAACGGCAGCGGATCACCAAACACTGCAAAAGCAGATCCACGGTGTTGAAAAGAAACAACTGCCACACCTGCTGTGTATCACCAACATGATGCTGCACGGCATTGAAGTACCTGTGCAAATCAAACACGGCAATACGCTAAACAAACCGCTTTCAAGCTGGGACAGCAACATTAACGTGATTGCGACCAACCCTCCATTTGGTGGCACAGAAGAAGACGGTATTGAAAAGAACTTTCCTGCAGAAATGCAGACGCGTGAAACGGCTGACTTGTTCTTACAGCTGATCATCGAAGTGTTAGACGAAGGCTCAGAAACGCAAAGTGGCGGCCGCGCAGGGGTAGTACTGCCAGACGGCACTTTGTTTGGTGAAGGTGTTAAAACCAAAATTAAAAAGATGCTAACCGAAGAGTGTAACCTGCACACCATCGTGCGTTTACCTAATGGCGTGTTTAACCCATACACAGGCATCAAAACTAACATTCTGTTCTTCACCAAAGGTAAGCCAACCAAAGATGTATGGTTCTACGAACATCCATATCCAGAAGGTGTGAAGAACTACAGCAAAACCAAGCCAATGAAGTTTGAAGAGTTCCAACAAGAGATCGATTGGTGGGGCAATGAAGAAGACGGTTTTGCTAGCCGTGTAGAGAACAATCACGCATGGAAAGTGCCAATCGCCGACATTATTGAGCGCAACTTCAACCTAGATATTAAAAACCCGTATCAAGGTGAAGTGATAAGCCACGATCCAAACGAGCTACTAGAGAACTACCAACAGCAGCAACAAGAGATCTCACAGCTTCGCAATCAGCTCAAAGATATTTTAGGTGATGCGCTGAAATCATCGGTAGATTCAACGTCTGTTACTGCAACTGGTGAGAGTAAATAA
- a CDS encoding TniQ family protein produces the protein MNTDIQLYADESLESFLLRLSQEQGYERFSHFAEDIWHDTMEQHEAIPGAFPLELNLVNIYHAQTTSQMRARVFIYLEKQLKLNNFGVLKLSLAHSKSKFSPEFKALNRFGTDYPYALIRKRFTPICPQCLEDAPYIRQQWQFISYQACHLHGCKLLHRCPECSSLLEYQMTESATQCECGFDLIGCKSGKAPEPEYMVALWLSGGKTEASSGVMAQEMTVSERYGFMLWYVNRYGDLDDINLESFVQSCVSWPNILKEDLDERVKKAEQVRVKDWKQMFFSEVFGSLLKGCRQLPSRQLSKNIVLTEVLAYLTRLVADSPATAKGNIGDVLLSPLEASSLLSCVTDEVYRLYEFGEIKAAIRPRMHIKIASHESAFTLRSVIETKLTRMCSESDGLSVYLPEW, from the coding sequence GTGAATACAGACATTCAACTTTACGCTGACGAATCGCTCGAAAGCTTCTTGTTGCGCTTATCGCAAGAGCAAGGCTACGAGCGATTTTCTCATTTCGCGGAAGACATCTGGCATGACACGATGGAGCAGCATGAAGCGATTCCTGGTGCATTCCCTCTTGAACTGAACCTAGTCAATATCTACCACGCGCAAACCACCAGTCAAATGCGTGCTCGCGTTTTCATCTATCTTGAAAAGCAGCTCAAACTCAATAATTTTGGCGTGCTCAAGCTATCTTTAGCGCACTCTAAGTCAAAATTTTCACCAGAATTTAAAGCTCTTAACCGTTTTGGTACGGATTACCCCTACGCGCTTATTCGAAAGCGATTCACACCTATATGCCCTCAGTGCTTAGAAGACGCACCATATATTCGGCAGCAGTGGCAGTTCATTTCCTATCAAGCTTGTCATCTTCATGGCTGCAAATTGCTCCATCGCTGCCCAGAGTGCAGTTCATTACTCGAATATCAAATGACGGAAAGTGCAACACAGTGCGAGTGCGGATTTGATTTGATCGGATGCAAAAGCGGAAAAGCGCCTGAACCAGAATACATGGTGGCGCTTTGGTTGTCTGGAGGTAAAACGGAAGCTTCTAGCGGTGTCATGGCACAAGAGATGACCGTATCAGAACGATATGGATTTATGCTGTGGTACGTTAATCGATATGGTGATCTTGATGACATCAATCTTGAGTCTTTCGTCCAGTCTTGTGTTTCATGGCCTAACATATTGAAAGAAGACCTAGACGAACGAGTAAAAAAGGCAGAACAGGTGAGAGTGAAAGACTGGAAGCAGATGTTCTTTTCTGAAGTCTTTGGAAGCCTGTTAAAAGGGTGTCGGCAGTTACCAAGCCGCCAATTGAGCAAAAATATCGTACTTACCGAAGTGTTGGCTTATCTCACCCGCTTAGTCGCTGATAGCCCAGCAACCGCTAAAGGAAACATCGGCGATGTTCTTTTAAGCCCTTTAGAAGCGTCTAGCTTGCTTTCATGTGTTACCGATGAAGTCTATCGGCTTTATGAGTTTGGTGAAATCAAAGCCGCTATCCGCCCTAGAATGCACATTAAAATAGCGAGCCATGAATCTGCGTTTACGTTGAGAAGCGTGATTGAAACGAAACTGACAAGAATGTGCTCTGAAAGCGATGGTCTTAGTGTGTATCTACCAGAGTGGTAA
- a CDS encoding type I-F CRISPR-associated protein Csy2 has protein sequence MKKLSDLLAIEDSIVKQATLKKVFMPYSENVDIDGCEKEALTILVNLSSHHKGDKCADWLDEERAKRHLKNTENIEDSLAEIKWLHTHNLKFPDCRVKDQRVIAKPLPTSESFISSAVSEYSLGWAHNAADYRHTQWILNSFNWQSKPANVLFLAQQGNPVWLELLQDLGLNVKDLVLFQKTIQSQLPVSTLPEYVNSYSKQLRFPWGNDYLSVTPVVSHAIQRELECRRRDPNSSLNFVTMSLPNSASIGNLCGSVGGYMKVLNYPIGARLNSEKTLSVSRQKSGRYFDDYQVTNSKICKVLSHLIGAEPLKTHKQRTKARKDQAKILRRQIALWILPLIELRDLAESEPKKPLIEHSEQLVQNFLTLPESELQSLATLFNQRLHFAFQENEFARKFAYHPKLMQVAKAQVKWVLDKLSQPHNTTTPVHEEQYIYLSSLRIQDAVAMSSPYLCGAPSLTAIWGVMHHYQREFNQLIDGSANFEFSSFALYVRSEAIRNTAKLTEPNSLAKARTISNAMRPTIRREMLTDLEIDLVIKVKSNDRISDYATALKASLPFTFAGGTLFQPLISSNKKWLRTFNGCTDLFYSLKGLPAYGSWLYACDKQPKDLDELEASLERNHDVLPISLGFHFLEQPKTRKNALTGSHAYVENALGIAERVNPIEVRFAGRDHFFNHAFWSLECSGETILIKKDRN, from the coding sequence ATGAAAAAACTTAGTGATTTACTTGCAATTGAAGATAGCATAGTGAAGCAAGCAACCTTGAAAAAGGTGTTTATGCCGTACTCTGAAAACGTCGATATTGACGGTTGCGAAAAAGAAGCTTTGACTATATTAGTTAATTTAAGCTCACACCATAAAGGCGACAAGTGTGCCGATTGGCTAGATGAAGAACGGGCAAAAAGACATCTAAAAAATACCGAGAACATTGAAGATTCGCTAGCGGAAATCAAATGGCTTCATACCCATAATCTGAAATTTCCAGACTGCCGTGTAAAAGATCAGCGGGTAATAGCAAAGCCTCTGCCAACATCAGAGTCATTTATTTCTAGTGCAGTATCAGAATATAGCTTGGGTTGGGCACATAACGCAGCGGATTATCGCCATACACAGTGGATTTTGAACTCGTTTAATTGGCAGTCAAAGCCTGCAAATGTTCTCTTTTTGGCTCAGCAAGGAAATCCCGTTTGGCTCGAACTGCTTCAAGATCTGGGCTTAAATGTGAAAGATCTCGTACTTTTTCAAAAAACGATTCAATCGCAATTGCCGGTATCAACATTACCTGAATACGTTAACTCATATAGTAAGCAACTCAGATTTCCTTGGGGGAATGATTACCTATCGGTAACACCGGTTGTGAGTCATGCAATACAAAGAGAATTAGAGTGTAGGCGCAGAGATCCAAATAGTTCCCTTAATTTTGTGACTATGTCACTGCCTAACTCTGCCAGTATCGGCAATTTGTGTGGTAGCGTCGGTGGCTATATGAAAGTGCTCAACTACCCGATTGGTGCCAGGCTCAATTCGGAAAAGACTTTGTCAGTTAGCCGTCAAAAAAGCGGCCGTTACTTTGATGACTATCAGGTCACGAACTCTAAAATTTGTAAGGTGTTGAGCCACTTGATTGGCGCAGAACCTTTAAAAACACATAAACAGCGAACGAAGGCACGAAAAGACCAAGCAAAGATACTGCGTCGACAAATTGCGTTGTGGATACTGCCATTGATTGAATTAAGAGACTTGGCTGAATCTGAGCCGAAGAAGCCATTAATTGAGCATTCCGAACAGTTAGTTCAAAACTTTCTTACACTGCCGGAGTCAGAGCTTCAATCTTTAGCGACATTGTTTAACCAGCGTTTGCACTTTGCGTTTCAAGAAAATGAATTTGCCAGAAAGTTTGCCTATCACCCCAAGCTAATGCAAGTCGCTAAGGCCCAAGTAAAATGGGTTTTAGATAAGCTAAGCCAGCCGCACAATACCACTACCCCGGTGCATGAAGAACAGTATATTTATCTGTCGTCTTTGCGAATACAAGACGCGGTAGCAATGAGTAGCCCTTACCTTTGTGGTGCGCCGTCACTGACGGCTATCTGGGGGGTTATGCATCACTACCAAAGAGAGTTTAACCAGTTAATCGATGGTAGTGCTAACTTCGAGTTTTCTAGTTTCGCTCTTTATGTACGAAGTGAAGCGATTCGCAATACAGCAAAGCTGACAGAACCGAATTCGTTGGCGAAAGCTAGGACAATATCTAATGCTATGCGCCCTACGATTAGGCGAGAGATGTTAACCGATCTGGAAATAGACTTGGTTATCAAGGTCAAAAGTAATGACAGAATATCGGACTATGCAACGGCTCTAAAAGCCTCGCTGCCGTTCACCTTCGCTGGGGGGACTTTGTTTCAACCGCTTATATCATCGAACAAGAAATGGTTGCGTACTTTTAACGGTTGTACCGATCTTTTCTATTCGTTAAAAGGCTTACCAGCTTATGGCAGTTGGTTGTATGCGTGTGATAAACAACCAAAGGACCTCGATGAGCTTGAGGCGTCATTAGAGAGGAATCATGATGTTCTGCCTATTTCTCTTGGCTTTCATTTTCTAGAGCAACCTAAAACGCGTAAGAACGCCCTAACGGGGAGTCACGCATATGTGGAAAATGCATTAGGTATCGCTGAACGAGTTAACCCAATAGAAGTTCGATTTGCAGGGAGAGATCACT
- a CDS encoding restriction endonuclease subunit S: protein MSAEQTSMNQLITDNIDVWTSTVKTKSASGRGSSKKRELYGVKKLRELILELAVRGKLVPQEPTDEPASVLLERIAEEKEQLVKDKTISRTKALPALLDEDIPNDLPKGWSMVRLGNLTSKLGSGSTPRGGKNVYTTEGIPFLRSQNVRNEGIKLDDIAYIPVEVHQKMDKTKVIPSDVLLNITGASLGRSTVFPESLVEANVSQHVTIIRLIERQMSQFVHLGILSPMVQKLVWGRQVGMAIEGLSKKVLEMFEFPVPPLEEQHRIIAKVDELMTLCDQLEQQTEASIEAHQVLVTTLLDTLTNSADAEELMQNWARISEHFDTLFTTEASIDQLKQTILQLAVMGKLVPQDPNDEPAAKLLERIAEEKAQLIKEKKIKKQKALPQIADDEKPFELPKGWEWCRFGELGYDLGGGTPSKGNSEYWGGSIPWVSPKDMKRDYIESAIDSVTEKAVLETTIKLIPENSLLMVVRGMILAHSFPVALTKKPVVINQDMKALIYNYIEPEFLLVVMKGIKNEMVDLVDRSSHGTCKLVSDKLWSVVLAVPPLSQQRQIVKKANELLGICEQLKGSLKESQTTQLHLTDAIVEQAV from the coding sequence ATGAGCGCAGAACAAACCTCTATGAACCAGTTGATTACAGACAATATCGACGTTTGGACTTCAACCGTTAAAACCAAATCAGCCTCTGGTCGTGGCAGCAGCAAAAAGCGCGAGCTGTATGGCGTTAAGAAACTGCGTGAACTGATTTTAGAATTGGCGGTGCGTGGTAAGTTAGTACCTCAAGAACCAACGGATGAGCCTGCTTCTGTTTTGCTTGAACGCATTGCGGAAGAAAAAGAGCAGTTGGTGAAAGATAAAACAATCTCTCGTACAAAAGCTCTTCCAGCATTATTGGACGAAGATATCCCTAATGACTTACCCAAGGGGTGGTCTATGGTTCGATTGGGAAATCTGACTTCTAAGCTGGGTTCTGGCAGTACCCCTAGGGGAGGTAAAAATGTTTATACCACAGAAGGCATACCATTTTTACGATCGCAGAATGTACGAAATGAAGGAATTAAACTGGATGATATAGCCTACATACCAGTGGAAGTTCATCAAAAGATGGATAAAACAAAAGTGATTCCCAGTGATGTTCTATTAAACATCACAGGAGCGTCGCTTGGTCGTTCGACAGTATTTCCAGAAAGCTTGGTTGAAGCGAATGTTAGTCAACACGTTACGATTATTCGTTTGATAGAACGTCAGATGAGTCAATTTGTACATTTAGGGATTTTATCTCCAATGGTGCAAAAGCTTGTTTGGGGAAGACAGGTAGGAATGGCGATTGAAGGACTGAGTAAAAAAGTTCTAGAAATGTTTGAGTTTCCAGTGCCGCCGTTAGAAGAGCAACACCGAATCATCGCCAAAGTCGATGAACTCATGACACTCTGCGACCAACTAGAGCAACAAACCGAAGCCAGCATTGAAGCGCATCAGGTACTGGTTACAACGCTTTTGGACACGCTAACCAACTCTGCTGATGCCGAAGAGCTAATGCAAAACTGGGCACGAATCAGCGAGCATTTCGATACCTTGTTCACCACCGAAGCGAGTATCGACCAGCTAAAACAAACCATCCTGCAACTGGCAGTTATGGGTAAGCTTGTCCCACAAGACCCGAATGATGAACCTGCTGCAAAGCTGCTTGAGCGTATTGCAGAAGAAAAAGCGCAGTTAATCAAAGAGAAGAAAATCAAAAAGCAGAAAGCACTGCCGCAGATTGCTGATGATGAAAAGCCGTTTGAACTGCCGAAAGGGTGGGAGTGGTGTCGTTTTGGTGAGCTTGGATATGACTTAGGTGGTGGGACTCCATCAAAAGGTAACTCTGAATATTGGGGAGGTAGTATTCCGTGGGTATCTCCGAAAGATATGAAAAGAGATTATATCGAATCGGCGATCGATAGCGTTACAGAGAAAGCTGTATTGGAAACGACAATTAAACTTATTCCAGAAAACAGTCTACTGATGGTAGTTAGGGGAATGATACTCGCACATTCTTTCCCTGTAGCTCTCACTAAAAAGCCAGTAGTAATTAATCAAGATATGAAAGCTCTTATTTACAATTATATTGAGCCAGAGTTTCTGCTCGTTGTAATGAAAGGAATAAAGAATGAGATGGTCGACTTGGTAGACCGTTCTTCACATGGTACTTGCAAATTGGTGTCTGACAAGTTGTGGAGTGTAGTGCTTGCAGTCCCTCCTTTAAGTCAACAAAGACAAATAGTTAAAAAAGCTAATGAACTATTGGGCATTTGCGAACAACTTAAAGGTAGCTTAAAAGAGTCTCAAACAACACAACTACATCTTACTGATGCCATTGTCGAGCAGGCGGTATAA